A single region of the Desulfomonile tiedjei genome encodes:
- the dacB gene encoding D-alanyl-D-alanine carboxypeptidase/D-alanyl-D-alanine-endopeptidase — MSNDIKGKMEYADRDFRKSSRCAALPPAAMTGRGSAKQGKKVPRGGQLLGVMGVILLTLIPAISSAGEPPRFNRQLEAIIRGEIQENVSVSVQVVDLDTGRVLMEKNPDLPLVPASTMKVVTSAAALQALNPDFTFRTEALVEKAPGSSVGNLFLKGYGDPYLVSEELYALTRAVKEKGLEEIRGDIVVDDSYFVPGIPLDENEKLGHRAYHAPYGALSLNFNSVKIVIHPGERPGKPARVVIDPMSEYVTVKADIKTVKGARPCQATISKETTGEDREMITLEGEIGVQSPSKGRYVNVASPSLYTGEVFKEFLLREGIRVTGRVIRGKVPPSAVLFEEFNSRPLGVIVYWLNKFSNNFMAEQISMALGAKVLGPPGTREKGLSVIRKYLLSCGVKEDCFALSEASGLSRNNRLSASALVKVLLTAARDFSYSAEFMASLGVAGVDGTLKEKLTDPVAKRKIRGKTGTLRGVNALTGYGVSRDGKRFAFAVLANSQDKSAGFINHADKIARQILDVPMNSR; from the coding sequence ATGAGCAATGATATCAAAGGTAAAATGGAATATGCTGATAGGGATTTTAGGAAATCTTCCAGGTGCGCGGCCTTGCCTCCCGCTGCAATGACCGGCCGTGGATCGGCGAAACAAGGGAAAAAAGTCCCCAGAGGGGGCCAGCTCCTTGGGGTAATGGGCGTGATTCTGCTCACTCTGATTCCCGCGATTTCATCCGCCGGCGAGCCGCCTCGTTTTAACCGGCAGCTCGAAGCCATCATAAGGGGTGAGATACAGGAGAATGTGTCTGTGTCAGTGCAGGTGGTGGACCTGGACACCGGACGCGTGCTGATGGAAAAGAACCCTGATCTCCCTTTGGTTCCCGCGTCCACCATGAAAGTGGTGACCAGCGCGGCGGCCCTTCAGGCGCTCAATCCTGATTTCACGTTCCGGACTGAGGCCCTGGTCGAGAAGGCGCCGGGATCATCGGTGGGCAACCTATTTCTCAAGGGGTATGGCGATCCGTATCTCGTGAGCGAAGAATTGTACGCGCTGACGCGCGCGGTCAAGGAAAAGGGGCTTGAAGAAATACGGGGCGACATCGTAGTTGATGATTCCTACTTTGTGCCGGGCATCCCCTTGGATGAGAACGAGAAGCTCGGCCACAGGGCTTATCACGCCCCATACGGTGCGTTATCTTTAAATTTCAATTCCGTGAAGATCGTAATTCACCCCGGCGAGAGACCTGGTAAACCCGCGCGCGTCGTGATTGATCCGATGTCCGAATACGTCACAGTGAAGGCTGACATCAAGACAGTAAAAGGCGCCAGACCGTGCCAGGCCACCATCAGCAAAGAGACGACCGGGGAAGATCGAGAGATGATCACTCTGGAAGGCGAGATAGGAGTGCAGTCTCCGTCGAAAGGCCGTTACGTGAACGTTGCCTCGCCAAGTCTCTACACTGGTGAGGTCTTCAAGGAGTTTCTTCTAAGAGAAGGAATCAGGGTGACAGGCCGCGTGATTCGCGGGAAGGTCCCGCCCTCCGCTGTGCTGTTCGAGGAATTCAATTCCCGTCCGTTGGGCGTGATCGTGTATTGGCTCAACAAGTTCAGCAACAACTTTATGGCCGAGCAGATAAGCATGGCCCTGGGAGCCAAGGTGCTCGGCCCCCCGGGCACGCGGGAGAAAGGGCTGTCTGTCATTCGCAAGTATCTGCTCTCATGCGGAGTAAAGGAAGATTGTTTCGCTCTGAGCGAGGCCAGCGGTCTTTCGAGAAATAACCGCTTGAGCGCGTCGGCCCTGGTGAAGGTACTCCTGACAGCAGCCCGCGATTTTTCTTACAGTGCCGAATTCATGGCCTCCCTGGGTGTCGCGGGCGTGGACGGGACCCTCAAAGAAAAGCTCACCGACCCTGTGGCTAAAAGAAAAATTAGAGGAAAGACCGGGACACTGAGGGGTGTGAACGCGCTGACCGGGTACGGGGTTTCACGAGACGGGAAACGCTTCGCTTTCGCAGTGTTGGCGAACAGCCAGGACAAAAGCGCAGGCTTTATCAATCATGCGGACAAGATCGCCCGGCAAATACTGGATGTCCCCATGAACAGTCGCTGA
- a CDS encoding type II toxin-antitoxin system HicB family antitoxin produces the protein MHKYEIILYWSKDDEAFIAEVPELPGCAAHGHTPNEALSNCQDAIDLWLDTAKEFGREIPEPKGRRLIYA, from the coding sequence GTGCACAAGTACGAGATCATACTTTATTGGAGCAAGGACGACGAGGCTTTCATCGCGGAGGTGCCCGAATTGCCCGGATGCGCCGCTCACGGGCATACACCCAACGAGGCCCTTTCCAATTGCCAGGACGCCATTGACCTCTGGCTGGACACAGCCAAGGAGTTCGGACGCGAGATACCTGAACCCAAAGGCAGGCGCCTCATATACGCTTGA
- a CDS encoding PaaI family thioesterase: MKPIPNPYQTGKCFFCGEHNPIGLKLAFHETETEPKELVLQWEASPLYAGFGRILHGGIQSGLFDEIMGWTTNHFTGQMGVTTDLNVQFLKPVYVEQRIEVRCRIESRDGDKIHLAAEINDQRGLTCTKGTGTYYLIDRERFDNLVEPIEP, translated from the coding sequence TTGAAACCTATACCTAATCCGTATCAGACAGGGAAATGCTTCTTTTGCGGGGAGCACAATCCCATAGGGCTTAAACTGGCCTTCCATGAAACCGAGACCGAACCGAAAGAGTTGGTACTGCAATGGGAAGCCTCCCCTTTGTACGCGGGCTTCGGCAGGATACTTCACGGTGGAATACAAAGCGGGCTCTTCGACGAGATCATGGGATGGACCACGAATCATTTCACCGGTCAAATGGGCGTGACAACGGATCTTAACGTGCAATTCCTCAAGCCTGTATACGTGGAGCAGCGAATAGAGGTGAGGTGCCGCATCGAGTCCCGTGACGGGGACAAAATCCATCTGGCAGCGGAAATTAACGATCAGAGAGGGCTGACATGCACCAAAGGGACCGGCACATATTATCTCATCGACCGCGAGAGGTTCGACAACCTCGTCGAACCCATCGAGCCATGA
- the miaB gene encoding tRNA (N6-isopentenyl adenosine(37)-C2)-methylthiotransferase MiaB, translating to MNEHDSEKMASLLEGLGLTPASEADKADVFIVNTCAIREKAEHKVYSALGKLTSYKAKNPAMVAVVAGCVAQQEKEKLLKRVRDLDAVLGTHQIAELPAVIEKIKHDRSRIVEASFCSDAGSLHIAAPRKGRSPVCSFVTIMQGCSNFCSYCVVPFTRGPEQSRARTEIISEVKELAARGVKEITLLGQNVNAYGKDRRDGDSFAGLLSNLDQIPGLLRVRFTTSHPRDFDDDLANAMADLGTVCEHIHLPLQSGSDRILRAMNRGYTFPEYRTKIRTLREAVPGVAITADMIVGFPGETEEDFQQTLQALEEIRFDQIFSFKFSARPNTAARRLPLHFEEEIKAERLAKVHALQDRITQEYHHAAEGTVEEVLIEGTSPKSGQLFGRTRTNKIVNLDAANDARVGDLIEVEIVRGLNHSLVGHKIGRTTQDS from the coding sequence ATGAACGAGCACGATTCCGAAAAAATGGCGTCCCTGCTGGAAGGCCTGGGGCTAACGCCCGCGTCCGAGGCGGACAAGGCCGATGTGTTCATCGTTAACACTTGCGCCATTAGAGAAAAGGCTGAACACAAAGTGTACAGCGCTTTGGGAAAGCTCACGTCATATAAAGCAAAGAACCCCGCCATGGTTGCCGTTGTAGCGGGATGCGTGGCCCAGCAAGAAAAGGAAAAGCTGCTTAAGCGAGTTAGGGACTTGGACGCGGTCCTGGGTACGCACCAGATAGCCGAATTACCCGCCGTTATAGAGAAGATCAAGCACGATAGGAGTCGAATAGTCGAGGCGTCATTCTGCTCCGACGCGGGCTCTCTTCATATTGCCGCGCCTCGCAAGGGTCGAAGCCCTGTGTGCTCATTTGTGACCATCATGCAGGGCTGCTCCAATTTCTGCTCGTATTGTGTGGTCCCGTTTACTCGCGGGCCCGAGCAGAGCCGTGCAAGAACCGAAATTATTTCCGAAGTCAAGGAACTGGCGGCCCGCGGGGTGAAGGAGATCACCTTGCTGGGCCAAAACGTCAACGCGTACGGCAAAGACCGCCGCGACGGCGATTCATTTGCAGGCTTGTTGTCGAATTTGGACCAAATTCCCGGTTTGCTGCGGGTGCGGTTCACCACTTCGCATCCGCGCGATTTTGACGACGATCTCGCGAACGCAATGGCCGATCTCGGAACAGTGTGCGAACACATCCATTTGCCCCTGCAAAGTGGGTCGGATAGAATCCTTCGAGCCATGAACCGGGGGTACACTTTTCCCGAATACCGGACAAAAATCCGCACATTGCGCGAGGCCGTACCCGGCGTGGCAATTACCGCGGACATGATCGTAGGATTCCCGGGTGAGACCGAGGAGGACTTCCAGCAAACTCTGCAAGCGCTGGAGGAAATCCGGTTCGACCAGATCTTTTCGTTCAAATTTTCCGCTCGGCCGAACACCGCCGCGCGCAGATTGCCGCTCCACTTCGAGGAAGAGATCAAAGCCGAACGCCTGGCCAAGGTCCATGCCTTGCAAGACAGGATAACCCAGGAGTATCACCACGCAGCAGAAGGCACTGTGGAAGAGGTCCTTATTGAGGGGACCTCGCCGAAATCAGGCCAGCTTTTCGGCCGGACTCGCACCAACAAGATCGTAAATCTGGATGCTGCGAACGACGCTCGTGTGGGCGACCTTATCGAAGTCGAAATCGTTAGAGGGCTAAATCATTCGTTGGTGGGACACAAAATCGGCCGAACGACTCAGGACTCCTGA